GCTGATGCTACTTCTGCACCTTGATCCGATAATCGTACAGCTTGTTGCGTTCGACGACGATTTTCGTGCCGCGGGGAAAGTCGATGTCGTGGACCGCGTCTGTCAGCACGCAAGCCCGGCCGTCATCGTAATAGACGACTGTCGCCAGGTGATGATAGCGGCCGCGCGGCACGTATTCAACGCGGTCGAAGACGCCCTGGGCCACTTCCTGCCAGTCCGCGGCCAACTTCTTCTCTGTACGATCGGATGACTCGCCCCCGGAGCTGGCAAGGGTGACAATAACAAAGATGGCGCCAGAGAGGGTCAGGGCGATGTCAAGATCGCCGATCAAAATGCAGATGCCGAAGGCGATGCCGCCCAATACGATCCCGACGCCCAAGCCGATGACAATCACCGGCAACGGCTTGGCAGCCGCTTCTTGACTGGAAACATTCGAACGCTTATCAGGCCGCATGATTTCCTCCTTTGAAAGGAACCGCCAGCATCTTGTCAGTTGATAAACAGGATGTCAAACATAAGAAAAACCGGTCCGCGAGCGCGGACCGGTTTTGATTTCGTGCGAATGAAGGAACTGGCGGTGCGGCTGCTAGCGGCTACTGCTGCACCGGCGCGATCTTTTCGATCTCGATCGTCTGGACGTAATCACATCCGCCCTTGCCAAGACGATACTCGTCAGGGGAATCTTCACAATAAACGCTCGCGACTGGCAGCCGTTTCCAGATGACGCTGACGGGTGTTCCCGCAACGATTCCGTTGACCGATGACGGATCAAAATGGCTGTCAGTGAGGCAGGAGCTGCTGTCGCGGAAACGCAGCAGGGTCTGGATGGTGTTTGCGGCGCCATACGTGCTCTGGGTCACGTATTCGACCCGCTCCAACACACCGCGGCAATAGACGCCGCGCTCGACCAGCTCCTGCTGGCACTGTGCTTCGGTCTTTTCGATCGAGCTGCACTTTTTGAACGTCGGTGTTGTGGACACCGATTGACAGCCGACCAAGGGCAGACAAAACATCGCCGCCGCCAAAGATATCTTCGCCAAACGTTGCCGATTACGGACCATCGTCTCCTCCTTTGTCAAAGTACCGCTGACACCTTGTCTCACTGGTAATAAAATGTCAATCATAAGAAAAAACCGGTCCAGCCAGTCCCTCCGTTCGCGAACGGAGGGACGAGCGTGGGTCGGTTTTAGTTCGAGCGGATGAGAGACTATTCGTAGGAGACAAAGAACCGATGCGTGCGACGCCAACGATGATCACGGGTGCTCCAACGGAGACGTAACCGCGGCTTGCCGTCGATCAGGACCGCGTACGGAATGACTTCTTCACCGGAAGATAATTTCCATGCATCCTCCCACTGCTTGCTGCGCGTGGTATAATATATTCAAATATAATCGAGCGGACTCTCTTATTCGATCAAGATCGCCATCAAGGCTATGTGGCATCAAATACTGCAAACCACGCTCTTTTTTCTCATCGGGGCAAACCCGTTTTTAGCCTTGGCCGGCCTTATTTTATTGTTCACGCACGGTCCGCGCAAGTGGACCAGAAGGGTCTTTTTCGGCTTTTTGTTCCTGTTCACCGCCTTCGCGTCCTACGTGCTGCTCGCGATCGGCGAAACTCTGGCGGCGCATGGCGCCGTGGAATTCGGCCGCCAGGTCATTCAATTCGAGATCGACATGATGTTGCCGTCCGGTCTGGCGGTGGCCCTGTTCGCGTCCGAGCTTTACCTGAAACGTTGGCGCACGACCGTGCAGGCCTCTTCGCTTCTGGCCGCGGTCACGCTGTTCTTTTTCGTGACTTTGCAGCGGCAGCGCGATTTTTCGCCCTACATCATCGGCTCCCTCTATCCTTCGACCCGGCCTGATGATGCCGCCGCGGCTTATCTGCCGCTGCTGTTCGGCATGCTGTTCCTGGCCGTGAACGCCGCCATAAATTATAAACGCCATCATTTGGGACGCGATCTGATCCTGTCGATTGTCGGTTTCCACACCTTGTTCGTTACGATCTTCGGAGCGATCACCAGCGCTACGCTTTCGCCGATTACGATGGCGGCAGTATTATTGCTCCTTTTGACGCAGCAGGCGCTCATGGTGATGGGCGTCCTGTCAGCGGTGAGCGATGACAAGGATCTCGTTGCCAGCCCGTCTTTGTTCATTCGCCGCAGCCTGACCGCTAAAGCGGTACTGTTGTTTGTTGTCATATTGTTCATTTTTGTTTACGCATCAGCCGCAGCTGGCGCGATCCTGTTCACCGGAATTTCCGACCGGAGGAGCGACAGCAATCAGGTGTTGATGTTGAATCAGGAAGTCGGTTATTACAGTTTGTTGGTTGAAGACGCGACTGCGGTCGCCGAGAATGCGCTGATCAACACGTCTATTTCCGGCCGGGTCAAGGAGTGGAATGTCGAACGCCTGACTGGTGAAGAAAAGCCGGCGGCCGGCGGCGCGGAGATCAAGCAAGATGCCCGGGGGAAAGCGGTCTTGTCGGTCGCCATGTCCGACGAGCGCGGTGAAACAGTGCGTGTTTCTCGTCCGTTGGAGTTCGCCTCCGGTGTCGCGGATTATCGCGATAGCGGCGGCATCCTGGCATTGGACGGCAGTCTGATCGAGTCTTACGGCGAGGTTCCGAACTCGGCTGATCTGAAGGCCATCACCGGCGCTGTCTTGCAGTACGGCGTCGTGGTCAGCGGCTCGACCTCTTCCAGTTTTTCTTATCATGTGGCCGTCTTGCGGTCAGTCCTGGATGGGCGCCCGGATGCCTATGTTTATACGTATTATTCGCAGGAACAGCGCGATCGCGAGACGGTTTCGATCCTGGTCACGGCTTTGGAAATAGGTTTTCTTCTGGGTTGGTTCGCTTGTCTGCCGTTGTTCTTCGGCTTGCGCAAACTGCTTGTGCCGCTGGCACGGTTGCGGCGGGCCGCCACTTCCGTCCAGACCGGAGATTATAACGCCTCCGTGGACGGCGCTGTCAGTTCCGACGAGGTCGGCCAGCTGATCAACGTCTTCAATATGATGTCCGCGGCGATCAGGGAGCGCGATGGACAACTGCGCGAAAAGATCCGCGAGCAGCGGGATTACATCAATTACGTCGCCCACGAGCTCAAGACGCCATCCGGAGCGGTGAAGTGGGCTCTGGAGATGCTGCTGGATGATTGGGACAGCATGACGGTTGAATCCAGGAAAGACATGGTGCGCCAGGCCAGCATCACCAATATCCGGATGATCTCCGTGGTCAATGAATTGCTGGAATTTTCCAGGCTGGAGCGCGGCGCCATCGTCATGAAGCCGGAAGAGGTTGATATGGCGGATTTGATCTCGACGGCCATTGAGGAGGTCCGACTCAATCATGCTGACCAGAACATCAATCTGCAGTGGCAGAAGCCGGCAGACGCTTCTTTCCAGTTGCGAACCGACGGCAAACGGGTGACCCAGGTACTGATCAACATCATCGGCAATGCCGCAAAATTCTCGCCGCATGGCGCCGCCATTGATATCAGCCTGGCGGAAGAAACTATTTCCGGCGTCCGGCGTTTGCGCGTGGATGTGGCCGATCACGGCATCGGCATTCCGAAAGCCGAGCAGGAGAAGTTGTTCGGCCGGTTTTTCCGGGCTTCGAATGCCGTGGATGCCAGTATCGAGGGCACTGGTCTCGGTTTGAATTTGTCGAAACGGTTCATCGAGATGTTGGGTGGCGATATCTGGTTCGAGTCAGAAGAGGGCAACGGCAGCCGTTTTCATATCGCGCTGCCGCTTGATCGCACGGTGGAAATCGATCTGGGCAAGTAATGGTCGTGATTTTCAGAGGGCATCTGGCATAAAAGACCGCTCGCAACAGCGGTCTTTTTGCGCCCGCTCCGTCCGTGTCGATCATTGCTATAAAAAAACGGACGCAGTTCGCGTCCGTATCGCTTTACTTCTTTCCGTATCGCCGCAGCAGCTCTTTCGCATGCGCGAGGGCCGCGTCGACCTCCGCGCGGTCGAGCGGATGGTCATCGTAAGATGGCGTGAGATGTACCGGACCGCATGACTTCCGGCATAGCTCCGGATAGGCCTGATGGTAGCGGTCGATGTCCTGGGGCGAGTGGAAGCCCTTGCCGGCGCAGACTGGGCATTTTTCTTTCGCGTCGTTCGCGTTCGTGTCTTCGCCGGTGCCATCGCAGGCGAAACAGTGCTGGTGTCCGGCCGGGACCGGTCCGGTCGGGCCGAAAGGAACGAGAATGGGGTAGTCGGTCATGGCGTGCCTCCAGTCAAAATACCGCGAGCTACTTTGGCGTCCGGGGCGAACGGTAGTAGTCGCAGCCGGGTATCGGCTTGCCGGTCCAGATCGGCAGCGTGGCGTAAAAACGATTGAGATCGAGATTGCGCTTGGCCATGAGCAGGACTCGCCGGCGAGCGGCGATATCGCAACGGCGCCAATAGCGCCACCACGGCGTTCGCTGGTATTCTTCGTAGGCTGCATCGGCCAAGTCGCCCAATTCTTCGGACGTGTGGTTGCGTTGCAGTTGCTGAGCCAGTCTCATGTCGTTTTCGAAACGGCGTCGATGCACAAAGAACCCGGTGGCCGTGAGCACGACCACATTGCGGCCTTCCTCCGGCAGATGTTTGCTTCCGTATTTCATGAAAAGACCTCCGTTCAGCGAAAGAACTGTCCGATCGGTACTTTAAGACATCAAGCTGAAAATATCAAACCAGGACCGGGTCGGCGGCCGAAGCCGCGAGCCGGTTTGACGAAAGTCGCCGGATAGCGGAAACTGTGAGCGCCCGAACAAACTCAAGGAAGGAGGATGACGATGCAAGTCGAAATCCAGATGTTCTGGCAGTCCCAGCCGTTGCTCCTGGCGAATGTCCAGGATACGTTCCAGCAAGGCGATCTTTATTGCGTCAAGCTGTTCGATGGCGCCATCCAAAAGTTCCCGCTGCAGCACATCTATCGCATCATCGAGTATCCCATTCCGGGCATGGTCGCGAAGCGGTAGGTCGTTGACAGTTCCGTCCGGCGGCAGTAGGATCACGCGTCCTTTCAACTGCCAGTCCGAGGAGGTTCGCATGCGCTCATTGAGTCTCGAAGAGAACGAAGTGCTCAGTTTCATCCGCGCCAACAGTTGCGTCTCCGTGCGGGACGTCTGCGACGTCAGCTACGCGGACGAAGCGGTTGTCGATCGCATCCTGAAGAAGCTGATCGATCTCCGGCTCATCCGCGAGACCGACGCCGGCCTCGCGCCCGCCGATTCGGCCGCTGCCGACGAGTGATCACGGCTGCGCGCTGCTTCCGTCAAACGCCTGAATCCAGGCGTTTTTTATTTGCCGCATCAAAAAAAACACCGCACCAGAGTTGATGCGGCGTTCGGCGCGAGCGGCGGCGTTCAGCGCCGGCCGCGGATCCGGCAGAGGCGCTCGATGTCGGCGGCGGCATCGCGGAGGCCGAGGTCCTGAGCGATCGCCAGAGCGTCGAGGTTGGTGTTCGTGAATTTCAATCGTTCGACGACAGCGCTGTCGATCCTCGCGAGTTCTGCGAAGAACCAGCTGGTCTGGCCAAAGTAATCAGCGAAGAGCAGGTGTCGGGCCGCGTCTGCGCCCAGGCGGCGTCCGACAAGCTCGATGAGGCCTTGGACGAGCCGGACCTGGACCGGGTAAGGATGGTCGTTGATCAGACAGGCGGCCAGGTTCGGTTCGACCAGGTCGGTCTCGGCGATGAGCCGGCGGCGGATCTTGGCGGCGATGACCTCGGTGAGTCCTTCGTTGAGATCCCTGAAGGACCGTTTCGGTCGCTCCCACCCGCCATCGTCGATCATGATTGAGAGACCGCTCTGCATGAAGACGGTCGCCCGATCCTTGCCGAGTTCCGGATCGATCACAGCCCGGAACGAGGCGAGATGCGCCAGCTCGTGAGTCAGATAGCGCAGGGAGTAGGAGAGCAGGATGAGCCGCGGCAGGTAGACGTGTCCATACGTCATGAGAGCCTGACCGTGGCCCCGCCATTGCCGGGCGAAGGCGCATTCGCTTTGGATGTGCACGTGCGTCGGGTCGAGCCGCGCGGGATCAAGGCCGATCTCGCGCCGGATGTCGTTCAGGATCGCGAGTGTTTTTTCGATCGCCCGGTTTTCCTGAGCGGTCTTCGGCAATTCTTCTTCGGGTTCGGCCAGGAGTCCGAGGAGCTTGAGGATCGTCTCCCCGTCCAGCGGGTCGAAATCCGTCCGGTCGATCGTGACGAGGCTCGTTCGCGGGTCGCATTCGCGGGCGATTCCGGTCGACATGACAACCTCCTATTTTTTGGTGGGAAAGGAGCAACAGACCAAAATGCCCCAAAAACGGGATTTTGTCAACGGTCGGCTGCCGGGTCAGGATCATTGACAGCGCGGCAAAAATATGAATAAATGAAGCGAAGTTCTTTGAATCCGCCAACCCGGAGGTGTTCCATGGATTTTCTGATCTCTTGCATCGTCGCGGTCGCAGTGATCGCAGTGATCGTTCTTGCCGGATACGTCATCTTGGCCGTCGCGGCCAGGTTTCAGGATCCGGAGCTGTGTCTGTGGCCGAGCATCACCCGCTGCCGACTCTGTGAAAAACTGGTCTATGTCTGGCAGAAGAATGAATTTCGCGACTACGAGATCGAGATCCGGAATCCGGGCGGCTTGCCCGAAGAGCTGTTGGCCGGCGTCTCGGCGCGAGGGATCGTCCATTGCCGCTGCCAAGGCACGCCCAAGGCCACCTTCACGGCCTATGCGGCTCCAGGCCGCGAGCGGCCCCCGGCGCGGCAGACGGTCCGTCGGTTGCGATCGAACCGCTGCGATAATTAGATCGTTCCTTTCACCACCACCAGGAGGTTATCATGAAGGTCGGAGAATCTGGCGCTGAATCGATAGGGTTGTTGGCTGTCGTGCGCGAACCTACATCATCGCCGCGGCTGGAAGATTGCGCTATCGTCAGGCGGTCGTTCTTCCGCCGGAAATACGGTTGCGGCCACCGCGGCCCCAAACTCTTCGCTTTCTCGATCTGGGGGAGCGAGGTCCGGCTGATCGACGAGTTTCTGTTGCAGAACGAGGAGTGTCCGGTCTGCTTGCTGACCCGCTGGCAGCCGCAGATCATCCGCTGTCCGGATTGCGAACAGCCGATCATCCCCGGCGATCCGGTGGTCCTGCCCTGCCGCGACGAGCGCGATGACGGCAAGGATTGGCTTGTGGTCGTACCCGGAGATTCCGGCGGCGACCAGGTTGTCTGCTGCCCTTGCGGCGACAATTGTCTCGGTCTCAGGGGCCAGTTCAAATGGAACGGCAGTGCGGTCGAATTTCCCCGGACGGACAAGCCTGACAAGTGATCGAATTCTTACGACAAGATCCGCCCGTGCGCGGATCTTTCTTTTTATATAAAAGCGCCGGCGGCAGAGGAGCCGCGCGGCGCGATTTTTTGTCCGAAAAAGATCATTGACCGGTTAATTCCTCGAGTCTCTCGGTCGGTCGGTCGCTTTTAGCGGCCTCTCTCGCGAGTCCGAAGAATTTTTTCCAGTCGCCGTCGGCATAGGCGAACGCGCGTTCGAACGGAACGGTGTCGGCATAGGCTAAGTGGCCGATCATGACGGCGTTGTTGAGTGCGCGGAGTTCGGCATTCCGATAAGCTTCGGTCCGGAACCCAGAGCGAAAGGCCAGGAAATCCGAGTGCATCCCTGAGAAGAAGGCCTGGCGCGCGGTTTCGAGGTCGGCGGGGCGGCTAGCGTAGAGCTCTCCGAGTTTCAGGGCCGCGGCGCGCATGAAGTCGTCGTAGCGCCGGCTGTCGGCGATGTCGTCGCGGAGCGCGGCCACGCGCAGGTCGTCGGCGCTGTACTTCCTGATCAGGAAGTCGATGGCGCCCTCGCGGCCGACGAACTCGGCCAGCGATTCGTTGAACTCGGTCTGGCCGGCGGCGAAAACCGTGCCATGCGCGAGTTCGTGGATGACGAGCATCGCGATCTCGCTTTCGTCGAGTTCGAGCATCAGCGGCAGGATCGGATCCTTGAACCAGCCGAGCGTGGAATAAGCGAGCGCCGGACGCAGGTAGACATCGTAGCCTTCGGCCGCCAGACGATCGCGCTCTTTTTTGGCCTTGCCTAGGTCGAAGTAACCTTTGTAGGCGACGCTGCCTACGACAGGGAACCACCAAGTGGCCGGTTCGAGCCGGTCGCGGTAGCTCGCGGTGACGACGTAGGCCAGAGGTTCTTTCGGGCCGGGATAGTAGGTCGTGTAGTTGTCCGAACTCCCGAGTCCCAGGTCGCGTTCGGCGAAGCCGCGGATCCGCTGGATGTCGCGCAGCTTGTCCTTGTCGGCGTCGCTCAGATCATCCGAAGCCAGCGCTTCCTCCAGGCCGATCGAGTCGTAGGTGAGCCGCAGTTGTCCGGAGCCGATATGCGCCAGATAGCAACTATTGAGAACCGTCAGGCTGATGATCGTGAGCAGGGTGGAAAGGGCTCTATGACGGACGATCCCGAACCGCAGGTCTTCCGAAAATAGCCTCATGATAACCTCCAGATCCATTGTCAAAGGACTGCTGAGTCAACCTTAATGAGGTCGCCGCCGGGCGTCAAGCGGGAAAAATCGGCAGTTTTGTGTTAAGATAATTCAAACTTTATGCTGACTTGGACCCCGGAAATGAGC
The sequence above is a segment of the Patescibacteria group bacterium genome. Coding sequences within it:
- a CDS encoding HAMP domain-containing sensor histidine kinase, encoding MFLFTAFASYVLLAIGETLAAHGAVEFGRQVIQFEIDMMLPSGLAVALFASELYLKRWRTTVQASSLLAAVTLFFFVTLQRQRDFSPYIIGSLYPSTRPDDAAAAYLPLLFGMLFLAVNAAINYKRHHLGRDLILSIVGFHTLFVTIFGAITSATLSPITMAAVLLLLLTQQALMVMGVLSAVSDDKDLVASPSLFIRRSLTAKAVLLFVVILFIFVYASAAAGAILFTGISDRRSDSNQVLMLNQEVGYYSLLVEDATAVAENALINTSISGRVKEWNVERLTGEEKPAAGGAEIKQDARGKAVLSVAMSDERGETVRVSRPLEFASGVADYRDSGGILALDGSLIESYGEVPNSADLKAITGAVLQYGVVVSGSTSSSFSYHVAVLRSVLDGRPDAYVYTYYSQEQRDRETVSILVTALEIGFLLGWFACLPLFFGLRKLLVPLARLRRAATSVQTGDYNASVDGAVSSDEVGQLINVFNMMSAAIRERDGQLREKIREQRDYINYVAHELKTPSGAVKWALEMLLDDWDSMTVESRKDMVRQASITNIRMISVVNELLEFSRLERGAIVMKPEEVDMADLISTAIEEVRLNHADQNINLQWQKPADASFQLRTDGKRVTQVLINIIGNAAKFSPHGAAIDISLAEETISGVRRLRVDVADHGIGIPKAEQEKLFGRFFRASNAVDASIEGTGLGLNLSKRFIEMLGGDIWFESEEGNGSRFHIALPLDRTVEIDLGK
- a CDS encoding aminopeptidase, translating into MRLFSEDLRFGIVRHRALSTLLTIISLTVLNSCYLAHIGSGQLRLTYDSIGLEEALASDDLSDADKDKLRDIQRIRGFAERDLGLGSSDNYTTYYPGPKEPLAYVVTASYRDRLEPATWWFPVVGSVAYKGYFDLGKAKKERDRLAAEGYDVYLRPALAYSTLGWFKDPILPLMLELDESEIAMLVIHELAHGTVFAAGQTEFNESLAEFVGREGAIDFLIRKYSADDLRVAALRDDIADSRRYDDFMRAAALKLGELYASRPADLETARQAFFSGMHSDFLAFRSGFRTEAYRNAELRALNNAVMIGHLAYADTVPFERAFAYADGDWKKFFGLAREAAKSDRPTERLEELTGQ